A single Thiohalobacter thiocyanaticus DNA region contains:
- a CDS encoding antibiotic biosynthesis monooxygenase family protein produces MFIVANRVPVAAGWEETFEERFRNRAGQIDKQPGFVRMQILRPQTEGTPYVVLTTWKDRAAFEAWVGSEDFKLAHRNPMPKEAFNGAGGMEMHEIILESEAAAD; encoded by the coding sequence ATGTTTATTGTCGCCAATCGAGTGCCGGTCGCGGCCGGCTGGGAAGAGACCTTCGAGGAGCGCTTTCGCAACCGCGCCGGTCAGATCGATAAGCAGCCCGGCTTCGTGCGCATGCAGATACTCCGGCCGCAGACGGAGGGTACCCCCTATGTGGTCCTGACCACCTGGAAGGACAGGGCCGCCTTCGAGGCCTGGGTGGGCAGCGAGGATTTCAAGCTGGCCCACCGCAATCCCATGCCGAAGGAGGCCTTCAACGGCGCGGGCGGGATGGAGATGCACGAGATCATCCTGGAGAGCGAGGCCGCTGCGGACTGA
- a CDS encoding DUF4124 domain-containing protein: MAESVYTWRDADGGMHYSDTPPPAQLDYQTVELPPPPPPQPAAAGDYRAVLDVAERLQASRLERERLRLEREQAAVEALQTRQATAHEDEDDDAPRYSAPWLVFPHPLRPHPGPHVRPPPHPDQPPVRRAPVPRPKTPSPTRAIVD; the protein is encoded by the coding sequence ATGGCCGAGTCCGTCTACACCTGGCGGGACGCCGACGGCGGGATGCACTACAGCGATACGCCGCCGCCCGCGCAGTTGGATTATCAAACAGTTGAGCTCCCGCCGCCCCCGCCGCCACAGCCAGCCGCCGCAGGCGATTATCGCGCGGTCCTCGATGTTGCCGAGCGTCTGCAGGCTTCCCGCCTGGAACGGGAGCGCCTGCGCCTGGAGCGTGAGCAGGCGGCAGTGGAGGCGCTGCAGACACGCCAGGCGACGGCGCACGAAGACGAAGACGACGACGCGCCCCGTTACTCAGCGCCCTGGCTCGTCTTCCCGCACCCCCTCCGGCCGCACCCCGGCCCGCACGTGCGTCCGCCCCCCCATCCCGATCAGCCGCCCGTGCGCCGCGCGCCCGTCCCCAGGCCCAAAACGCCCTCCCCTACCCGGGCGATCGTCGACTGA